DNA sequence from the Nicotiana tomentosiformis chromosome 3, ASM39032v3, whole genome shotgun sequence genome:
AGTTGGATTTTAGGGGGTTTTTCGTGTATGCTTGTGTAATTCAAGagttcaaaaagaaaaatgactaAAAATTTCTTTTTCCCTAAATTTTCGAAGAGAAAAACTGATGGGTTTAATATTTTGGTGGGAGAATCAATAATTTTTTAGATAACTATGCTTTTCGGTTCCTCTGTAATAATCTGATCAATAGTTTGGTTGAAGTTTATTAATCTGGCATGTTACTTGTGTGCAGTGATAAAACTCAACGTCacatttatttgtttattttggtATTGCTGCTTGGGTACAACTTCTAATATCTTTAACCTTTTCTTTTGTGATGATATGAGATTCTAGTTTTGAATTTTATGTGTACTACTTTTTGCGATGTTTGAAAATTGAAGTGTAatactcttcttttttttttagccGTGTCGAGTCAAACCATGtaatctaatttgaaacggaggagTAGTATTTTGTTGTTTGAGTTGAATTGAAACCATTGGACAAGGAGAGGGATGAAAGAGGAGAGATGATGCATTTTTTGCCCTTTAATAGTCATatttgagtcaaataatttaaaGAGATGATGCATTttagaaagaagaaaaaggagaaagATACTGAGAGAGAAAGAGGAGCATACGTAGGTAATCTTGAGTTCACTTTTCAGTAAAATTGGGTAAGAAGATGAGAAAGGGATGGTGAAATGGGAGTGCAAGAGAGAGAAAAGAGGAGTCTGTCATGTGGGACCTTCTATTCCACTTGTCTAATACAAGTTTTGTTGGTTGAGTTAGCTCAAAATAAAATTTCTCCCACAAGAGGGATTTATAGTTGGATTTTGTCCCAAAATAAGAGGGACTCATTTCTCAAGAACATAGAAGGAGGGGTTATTAGATCTAAGAATGGGACAAAGgaggagaagaaaaagaaagacaaGGAAGAAAAGGACATTAGGTAGTAGTACATCTTTGATACCGAATTGGTCAGAACTTCAATATGATGTGCTAGTTCACGTTGCTAGGCGTTTGAATTTGATCGAAGATTACCTTAATTTCGCCGCTGTCTGCAAACCCTGGCGACTTGCGGCCACCAAGGAAAATTTTAACAGTGACCTGCCTAGGGTTCCATGGCTTATGTTAGCTGAGGAAGAAGGAAGCGACGTTAGTTCATGTAGAAAGTTCTTCAACCTCTGCAATGACTTGATTTTCAAGACAACGATACCACAAGCCAGCGGAAAAAGATGTTTGGAGTCTATGGGATGGCTTATCACTGTGGGAATAGACGGTGAAATTAGTCTGCTACATCCTTTTTCCGGTGTTCAGATTGAACTGCCCCATCAAAATACCACTGAAGATTATACCCGCAACAAGACTCAATATATATGGAACTTTATTCACAAGGCAGTTTTGTCCACTAGTCCTTCTAAAACATCAGATTATCTTCTTATGGTCATTGAGGGAGAAAATAAGTACCTCAGTTTTTGGAGGCCAGGAGACTTGAAATGGACCAGGATTAGAAGAGAAAACTATGAGCCTCATTCTCGTGATCAACATTGCGATGTGGTTTACTTTGATGGCAAATTTTATGCAGTTGATATGCAAGGCAATGTGCTACTTCGCAATGTTACTGACCCAACTGAGGCTCAAAGAGTAGCTCAGTTACCTTCATCACTGGATATCTATCAAATGGGATATCACATGGGAGCTGAATACTACATATTAGAATCACTAGGATCATTACTTGTAGTTGTGCGACATGGTGGTTTGTGTCTGTCCAGGTTTCCATTCACACCTGTCTATGAGGATGAAGTTTATGATGAGGAGGAGGTCCCCGAATTCGATGGGCAGCTCATTTTTCACACAAATTTTTTTCGAGTTTACGAGGTTGATTTAGCTGCTGGTAAATTGACGGAGACCAAACAAATAGGGGACATGGCCCTCTTTTTGGGTGCTAATGCATCTCTGTCAGTCCAAGCTTCTCAATTTCCTGGAGTTAAGCCCAATTGTATTTATTTTACTGATGATTTTTATGAACAATACAGTGACTATGAAGAAGGGGGCGGCTTGGACATGGGTATTTTCGACATAGCATATGGCACCTTTAAGGGTCACTATAAGTGTCTTTCCCTAAATCGTTTTACTCCACCGATGTGGGTTACACCAACTCTGTGTTGATTTAGATTCTGTAATCACGGTTCCCTGGTGTCAGAATTAGTAAATTTGCGATGGTACATCCAACTGAAGATGTTTAGTCAGAGTTCTTAATTTGAAGTCAAGTTTGCGGTTTAGTCCTTTAGTTTACTTACATGGATTTTAATCTTAGGTCTGTTCTAGGAGGGAATTTTATGTATCTAGAATTGGTTACTGGATTGATTGGGTTTGTTAGATAGCTCTAGACCCTGTTTCCATTTAGATGTATCGTTTCCATTTTGGGAAGGCAGACTTAAATGAAAAACTCATGTGAACGTTTTGCTTATATTCTCCTCTCTTTTCCCTCATGCTTTCTGCAACTCTTATATTCCTTGCTTTACTCATACAGTGCATATGATGAATTTATGATTCCTGTTTTCATTGTCATAAACATCTAATTGGAATTAGGATTATTGGTTGCTTTCAGATTATGAACTTGGAGAGTGTTCATTTTCTTTTTGGCTCTTCCTTTTTTCTTGTGCTTTTAGAAGTTATTTGCTTGGATTTATAGTAAAGTTGGAAGTAAAGCTTCTAATAATTACTGAAGGAGGCCCTAATTTGAGTTGAAATTGATTAGTGGAAAGAAATATATATGGAAGAGAGGGTTGAAGTATTCTTCAGCTGGGTCATAGTAACCATGGTCAAAGACTCAATTGAGAGCAGTAGGAAATATAAAAGCGAGGCAATTAGTGTTCATGCCGTGCTTACTGTCCTAATCTATTTATGCTGTTTGAAACGCAGCCAAGAAGGATAAGTGGCTTAGTGTTTAAGTTTCATGCTTGAGGTCTTTTGGTTGATGCTGCTCTACATGAGAATTTGGTTTTTCAGTGTGGGGATGACAACCTAGGTGGATTTAATTCAAGCTGACCTAGCTCTTTCAATGGACACTCGAACTTGTTATTATCCCGAAAAGGCTCCAGGAATAAAACAATCTAAAGTGAAATGGCATGTGCTGTGTAACTGCATCTAATTTTACTCATAGTTCTTCAAGGTGAGAAACTGCCTCACAGAAGGCACATTCTTGCTTCTGTTATGTATCTAATGTTCCCATTCGTAATAGTTTTTTCAAGTACATGCTGGTCCTTGAGGCATTTGCTACATGGCTGCTCTAAGGCATATGTATTATCTGTTCTCTCACTGTTCCTTGCAAAGTTGCGATGTGAAATGTAGAATAGAATCTTCTTAAATATAACTTTCTTAGTGCTGGTATAAATCCTCTGTGGTACCTGTGAATTTATTTGCTGTCAAAACTTGGTTTTGGGAAAGTTTCTCCCTAGTTCAGGGTGCGTTAGTAAATGATAAGTTCAATTACATTTAGTTTCCGAACTGCTCATTGTAGCTTTCTGAATGTGGCAGCATTGGCCTGTAAATAGGATATCGGCCCTTGCTACTATGACCATTTAGTAATTGCCTTTTCAGCTCGGATTGAAGCAGCTttacttggtgtcaagatggggCTAGTATATCTTAGTTGGAAAGACAGTGGCTCTTCTGCTACATTCGTTGAGTTGAAAATTTTGTTAGCAATTTTGTCCATAATTCAGGATACTGTGACCAATTAGTGGTAGTTGCGATATTAAAGTGTTATAgactatgttgctcggactttCCAAAATTGTTGTCACACCCGTGTCGGATCTTTAAAAaatgcactacttttggaggatccgacacgcaccctACAATATTTTTAGAGCGTCATAGCAACATAGGTTATAGATAGTTTACTTTCTGGAACGTGGGAATATGTTGGAAAGAAATGTCAGTTTCCCGATTAATATTGTGCTGGACTTTCCAGGAAGCGTTTGTCTTGAATAGCCATAGAAAGTGAAGTTTCCAGTTTTGCTTTCATTTTCTCTTAAAAAAAGTTCGTAACCCCACTGATTTCATGTCTTAAGCTGGCTGATCTTTAAAATTGATTTGTGCTGTTCAAGAGCAGGTATTTATACCCCGATTCATATTTGGGACTCTCCTTGTATGGTTATTATCATGTAGAGCTGTTGAAATGCTACTGTATTTTTTTGGCATCAAGGGGTGTTAGTTTTCCTCTAAATTGGCTGATCTCTTTGTTTTACTATCAATGGCGCTTTATTCCCTTAACAGCATGTTTAGGGGGAGACTAAGGCTTGTACTGATGGATTTATAATCTTCTCTTAGCAGGTTGTTATGGGTTAATGGTTGGCATTAGTagctgttttttattttttttgataacTGAGAATTCTCCATAGGTTAGTGGCGCACAGTTCGAATTGAAACTTGTTGGATAGTGGTGTCACTCCTACACCCGTGTCCAAATGATTACGGAACTTTTGTTTGTGGCAAGGTTTGAACCCGTGATGTGCCCCTAACCCCCACCTCACTCGTTGTGGTACTAGCAGCATTTGAGCTGTGTTGATTATAACTCTTTCTTTTGGCATTCTTCGTATCTCTTCTCCATATCATGATCTCTAATGGGAGGGGTACATGTAAGATATCATTTTCAGCCCCCACATTCCGCAGTCCGATCATGGTTGGATTGGTTGTGTTGCTCCTAAATCTCAATACTGCTGGCCTGCTTGGTACTTGATCGATGATTTTTACCGTCTCCCTAGAGCTGCAATTTGGTCAAGAAGCTATAGCATCTTACAAGTAATAATTGCTGTCCATGCAAGTGCATCCTTGGCCAgcttttcattttctttattCGGTGTAATTACCATATTTTATGCCTTTACATCGTGTACTTATTACCTATAAACTACCACTTCACTTGTTAGGTTTTTTGGCAATTTTAATGCCAGTTGAAGGTATCTGCTAATACTTGAAGAAGCTTCATATTACAGATTGAGATGTGGCTCTATGAATTTCATACTTAAACCTGTGATATGAACATCGATAAATCTTGTTGATGCAGGAGAAAATGCTTTTATGAATTGGCAAGCTCAAAATCTTTTACAATATTTTGTGTGTTTCAGTGTTACTTTAGTCAAGAATTGGCAAGCTCATGTTTAATGTTTAGTTGGATTTTGTTTTGCGAGCGTGAAATTCCAATGGATCAAAGTGTTTTTCGCAGCTTAAATATCCAAAAGCAAATAAcaaacaacccagtaaaatctcacaagtggggtctggagatAGTAGAGTGtatgtagaccttacccctaccccggaggaatagagagactgttttcgggagaccctcggctcaaaaagacAAACAGAGACAATAGATCCGTATCACCAACAATAACCAGAGAGATAATATCAACATCATAAGAGACAGcaaatatatgaaaatacaatAAAAACCGGTAATAACTATACAGTACTATGAAAACGAAAAAGTAGTGAGAGCACAACATAAACCACTAGCAGTCCAAGACAAAACACTATCAGACTAGCCCCACCTCAGGTATAAAGTAGAAAAACGCTCGACTACCCTCTAACCTTCAACCTTAATGCTCGACccccacatcttcctatcaagagtCATGTCCTTGGAGATCTGAAGTCGTGCCATGACCTGCCTGATCATCTtgccccaatacttcttcggccgcCCTCTACTCTTCTCATACCTACCAAAGCCAAtcgctcacacctcctaaccgagGCATCTAGGTTTCTCATCTGCACGTACCCGAACCATCTGAACCCCGCTTCCCTCTTCTTGTCGTTCATGGGAaccacgcccaccttctccctAATAtcctcattcctaatcttatccagcctagtgtgaccactcatccatctcaacatcctcatttttgctactttcatcttctgggaTATGTAacttcttgactggccaacactcaaccccaaaCAACATGaccggtctaaccaccactctatagaacttacctttaagttttggtggcacattcttgtcacataggactccagatgctaacctccatttcatccgcctctgtcacgacccaaaccgatggacttTGACGAGTGCCGGAGTTCTACCtaccgaacacccctaagcatatgtctaagatataaacatcaaataagtgtaggtcatgcataacatctgccCCTAAACTGTTGattcatgtgaataacatacacAAGGAGACATactcaaaagacatatatacatatacatgcggaatacagtagggcgagccgacaagaccacatactatccaactatagatGACTGTCAgaagacctctaatagagtgtaaaacTGTATAAAGAGCGTGACTGGGCCTCGTCATACCCTTATATTTATACAAAAGTATCGCACCAAAATCCAATAGCAACtccagatcaaatggagcacaccaactctcgctgagctaAGATCCTAAGGAGAGGGACCGTCAGCCTGTTTACTtgtacctgcgggcatgaaacacaggccCCCAAGCAATAGGGGcgtcaatacgaataatgtaccgaatatgtaaggcataaaaatcaatatataaaaggcatgaaagaaacatggagtaaagaactcaacctgtaagtctgaataatgtcatgcgtatgcgtataaatgtcatatcatgcataggtatatgcgtacataacatcatcaagcccctgagggcatcccatcatataatctcagcctctgtgggagAAATCAtaaacatataccagctgatcaggtggtggtgcgtatataacgtcatagcctttcccccataccccatatacatatactatatgcgtatataacgctatctggtcatgggtcaatatacatatataaattatTGCAGTGCATAATtaaataagtcaataagatctctcggaatgtcatgagacccatgaacagacgatatgatagtaggacatatggggaatcaagaacataggtaaccctagtacttctaggaatagaatcattcgtgaaagtagcgtgcttgctcgtttcgttgtatcatatggatcatgccaaaaggaaagaacggatagccttaacatacctgtatgatctcttccttattactTAACCAAGTtcaacacaacttcttgcatctacaacaagtgaaatgatattgtcgttaacatataatgtcgtaccatcgtatttggctagtcgtatggcttaagAAAAATCGGAcagcaactcccctatttttaatacatcccaaagaccactaagggtcatcaacatcccaacaacaacaactataaccaataatagcaacaacaataatataatccaatatgagtttctccgattatcttaacaattATATTGACCGGCAAGCTCGTTTttactcataacaagatataaattgaatccagctcttattccataaattagtttacaaccttcagaacatcatacttatatgtactatattatttctagttcaaaacatctacaaaatgccttccaaaacagTCT
Encoded proteins:
- the LOC117276536 gene encoding F-box protein At2g26160-like, with the translated sequence MGQRRRRKRKTRKKRTLGSSTSLIPNWSELQYDVLVHVARRLNLIEDYLNFAAVCKPWRLAATKENFNSDLPRVPWLMLAEEEGSDVSSCRKFFNLCNDLIFKTTIPQASGKRCLESMGWLITVGIDGEISLLHPFSGVQIELPHQNTTEDYTRNKTQYIWNFIHKAVLSTSPSKTSDYLLMVIEGENKYLSFWRPGDLKWTRIRRENYEPHSRDQHCDVVYFDGKFYAVDMQGNVLLRNVTDPTEAQRVAQLPSSLDIYQMGYHMGAEYYILESLGSLLVVVRHGGLCLSRFPFTPVYEDEVYDEEEVPEFDGQLIFHTNFFRVYEVDLAAGKLTETKQIGDMALFLGANASLSVQASQFPGVKPNCIYFTDDFYEQYSDYEEGGGLDMGIFDIAYGTFKGHYKCLSLNRFTPPMWVTPTLC